Part of the Natrialbaceae archaeon AArc-T1-2 genome, AGTACGACGTCGTCCTCGTTGATCCAGGTCCGGTACTTCATGCGGCCGGGGATCCGTCCCATTCGGTTCTTGCCGTCCTCGCAGCGGACGCGGACGTGGTTGCCGCCGTTGTGTTCGGTCACGACGGCGAAAAGCTCGTCGTCGGAGGGCATGCGGAGATTGCGACTCTCGCGTTCGGGTTCGTTACTCATACCACCACTACGAGCGATACACGTATAAGTTGTTGGAGACGAACGGTACCGCGTCACACACCTGCCGTCGGTGTGGATCATGAACTTTTATTATGGATGCGCGAATAGCAGGAGGTACAGATGTCGGTCGTACGCGTAGTAGGCTCGTGAACTTCTTGACAGGGCACCGTCCGACGAACGAACGACGATATCACGCGACCGACAATGAGCATCCGACACTCCCACACCCAGACCGAACCGACACCGACCCCCCAGTCTCCGACAGTCGCCGCCCGATCGGCGATCGACCGTGCACCCGTGACGTTTACCTATCACAACACCCAGCGGCTGCGAAACCTCATCGACGACCGGAACGAGGCGTTCGTCACGATCGAACTCGAGTGAGACGGTGTCTTCCCCGCCGTATCATACACAATACGTCCACGACCGACAGTATCACGTCTCCGCCGGAGACGGCGTCGGCTCGGTCGCAGTCTCGATCCGTTCTCTGGCGTAGGCATCGGCAGCGTCGAGGACCGTCGTCCCCCGGCCGTCGGCGCGTTCGATCAACGCGAGCAGTCGGTCGCCGATCCGGTCGGCCGCCTCGAGGGCGTCGGCTCTCGTGTCGCCTGCGTACTCGGTGGCGACGGTGATTAGCCCGCCGGCGTTTATCACGTAGTCGGGTGCGTACAGGATTCCCCGCTCGCGTAACGCCTCGGCGTGGCGACGCTCGGCGAGGACGTTGTTCGCCGCACCGGCGACGACGTCGCACTCGAGTCGTGGAATCGTCTCGTCGTCGACGACGCCACCGACGGCACACGGCGCGAAGACGTCACAGGGCTCGTCGTAGACGTCCCCGTGGGCGACCGCCTCGACGTCGCGGCCGTCGGTGAACGACGCGACAGCCGCCGGGTCGACGTCGCTTACTTTCACCGCCGCACCGGCCTCGAGCAGTCGCTTTGCGAGCCGGCTCCCGACCTTGCCGAGTCCCTGGACGAGCACGGTTCGATCGTCGAGACCGTCGCTTCCGTACGTGGCTTCGACGCACGCACGGATCCCGGCGACGACCCCGCGGGCGGTCACCGGCGAGGGATCGCCGAGGCCGTCGCTCGTTCCGACGACGTGGTCGGTCTCCTCGGCGACGACGTCCATGTCCGCGACGGTGGTGTTCACGTCGACGCTCGTGACGTACTGGCCGTCGAGTCGGTCGACGATCCGGCCGTACGCTCGCATCGTGGCCTCGTCTTTCGCGTCCGGCTCGGCGACGATTACCGCCTTTCCCCCGCCGAGGTCGAGTTCCGCCGCGGCCGCCTTGTAGGTCATCGCCCGCGAGAGTCGAAGGACGTCCTGCAGGGCTTCGTCTTCGGTCTCGTAGGGGAGCAACCGCGTCCCGCCCAGAGCTGGCCCGAGCGTCGTGTCGTGGATCGCGACGATCGCCCGCAGTCCGACGTCGTCCTCGAGGGCGTACGTCACCTGGTCGTGTCCGAACTCGGCCATCTCGCGGTGTACCATGTCGGACCATCTCACCTGGACGGACAAATATTCAATGTACCCTGTTCACAGTACGAAAACCCCGAACTATCGGTCGGTACGATCTCTGGACGTCTCGGACTGGTGTCTACTTCCGACCGCCCGTAGATATCGAAGCTCGCCGTTCCGGGCCCAGCTCGAGATGACTCTACGACGTCTGTTCGACCCGCCCCTCGAGCGCGAGATCTCCGGCGACCGCTGGCGTCAGCCCGTAGACGGCGTCGAGGAAGTTGATTCGGTAGCTCGCCGGCCCGTCGTACGCGCGTTCGGCCGCTCGTTCGCCGGCGATGCCGTAGGCGAGGGTGCCATGGAGTGTGGCCGTGAGCTCGTCCTCGAGGCTCCCACAGAAGGCGGCGAGCGAGGCCCCGAGCATACAGCCGGTGCCGACGACCTCGCTTAGCATCTCGTGGCCTGCCGCCACCCGGTACGCCGCGTCGGCGTCGGCCACGACGTCCTCGACGCCGGAGGCGACGACAATCGCGCCGGTCGACTCCGCGAGTGCCCGGGCCGTCTCGCCGATCTCGTCGTAGTCGCCGATCGATTCGACGCCTTTGACCTCCGCCTCGACGCCAGCGAGGTGACTGATCTCGCCGTGGTTGCCCTTGATGGCGGCGAAGTCGACCTCGGCGAGGAGACTCTCGTGGACCTCCTCACGGGTCGGCGTTGCACCCGCCCCGACGGGGTCGAGCACGACCGGAACGCCGAGGTCGTTCGCCGCTTGCCCCGCCGCGTGCAACGCCTCGACGTTCGAGTCGGTCATGCGGCCGGTGTTGAGCAGTATCGCGCCGGCCAGTTCGGCCATCTCGGGCGCTTCGCCCGGGGCGTCTGCCATCACCGGCAACGCGCCCCAGTGTAACGTAATGTTCGCCAGATCGTTTTTCGTCACCTCGTTCGTGAGCTGTTGGACGAGCGGCTCCGTCTCCTCGATCGCCTGTAGCGACGTCGCGAGCGCCTCGCCGGTGACCGTGTGCTCGTCAGTCATGCGTCACCCCCTCACACAGCGCGGCGGTTGCCGCTTTCGGATCGTCGGCCGCCGTGATCTCGCTGATGACCGCGACGCCGGTCGCACCCGCCTCGCGGACTGACGCGGCGTTGTCGGCCGTGACGCCGCCGATTCCGATCACGGGGACGTCGACCGCCTCGGCGACTGCGCTCACCTGCTCGAGTCCGATGCCGTCTTTCGGGTCGTCGACGTCCTTCGAGTCCGTTCCGTAGACGGCACCGACGCCGAGGTAGTCCGCGCCGGCTTCCTGGGCCTGTCTGGCTTCTGCCGGATCGGCCGTCGAGTAGCCGATTATGGCGTCGGGACCGAGCAGCTCTCGGGCGACCGAAACCGGCAGATCCGCCGATCCCAGGTGGACGCCGTCGGCGGCTACCGCCTGGGCGATGTCGACCCGGTCGTTGACGAGCACGTCGACGTCGGTCCCGGCGGCGAGGTCGCACACTTCCTGTCCGAGTTCGTACCGCCAGCGTGCGCTCGTCTCCTTCTCGCGGAGCTGTACGACGTCGACGCCGCCGTCGATGGCCGCCTCGACGACCTCGAGCGTCGACCGACCTGCCGAGAGCGACTCCTGGGTGACGAGATACGTCCGCCACTCTTCGGGATTCATGGGTGATACTACTCTGGACTCGTCATAGCCGCTTCGGTCCCGCGGCGGCGGGTGCACTGTCCGAGCGACCGTTTCGCCCGTTCGACGTGATAAATGGAATACTGGTATACAGAATTCCCCTGCGCGGTTTCCTCGGTCGGGCCTCGCCCGGTCACGCCTCGAGCAACGCCAGATACCCCACGTAGACGAGCGCCGAGAGCACGAGCGCGGCCGCAAAGACCGTCACGCCGACGTAGCCCTCGAGCGCCGCGTCGGGGTTCGACCAGAGGTATGCGCCGCCCTCGACGGCGACGACGAACAGCGCACCGTAGACGGCGGTGAAGGCGATGGCGCGAGCGAAGCCGACGACGCCGAGTCCGCGGCTGTTGAACAGCTCGAGGACGAACAGGACGGCGAACGCGAGCAGGTAGAACGGTTCGGGGACGGCGCTGCCGAGCTCTCCCACGTCGTCGATGGCGACGACGCCGTAGTACGCAAGCGCGAGCAAGATCGCACCGATCAGGGTGATCGTGAGCCCGTAGCCGGTCGCGTCGTCGGGGCTCGGGGCCGCGGTCGGCGCGCTCGAGGCGTCCTCGGCCATGAGGCCAACTCGAACGTGTGGCACCTTCGTTATGGGTGGCGTATCGGCGCTGCCGGCCGGTTGTGGCCGGACGTCTCTCACACTGACTGCTGTCGTCCTCCGGGGGCAACCGCGCTCCCATCTGGCGAGTGTCCCGGAGATCGGGACAGCAATCCGTATCAGGACAGATCGAACTGCTCGGCTGCGGTCTCCATATCCTTGTCGCCGCGCCCGGAGAGGTTGACGAGGATCGTCTCGTGGTCGCTCTCCTCCGCGAGCTGGAGGGCACGCGCCACGCCGTGGCTGGATTCCAGCGCGGGGACGATCCCTTCGGCCTCCGAGAGCTCGCGGAAGGCGGCGAGTGCCTCGTCGTCGGTAATGCCGGTGTACTCACAGCGCCCGACGGCACGGTACATGGCGTGTTCGGGGCCGACGCCGGGGTAGTCGAGTCCCGCCGACACCGAGTGAACCTCGACGTCCTCGTCGATGACCCGCGTTTTCATCCCGTGGATGACGTCGTCTGTCCCCTCCGCGAGCGGGGCGGCGTGTTTCTCGGTGTCGGCTCCCTTGCCGCCGCCCTCGGCACCGTAGAAGGCGACGTCGTCGTCCCGGAAGGCGTGGAAGAGTCCGATCGCGTTCGAGCCGCCGCCGACGCAGGCGACCGCGGCGTCGGGCAGCTCGCCAGTCCGTTCGATGAACTGCTCGCGGGCCTCCTCGCCGATGACGCTCTGGAAGTCCCGGACCATCCGCGGGAACGGGTCCGGGCCGACGACGCTGCCCACTAGGTAGTGGGTATCGTCGACGTTTTCGGCGAAGTCCTCTAAGGCGGCGTCGACGGCGTCGGCCAGTCCCTCGCCGCCACGGGTGACCTCGTTGACCTCCGCACCCATCAGTCGCATCCGGAAGACGTTCATCTCCTGGCGCTGCACGTCTTTCTTCCCCATGTAAACTTCCGTCTCGAGGTCGAGCAACGCGCCGGCCATCGCGGTCGCGACACCGTGTTGTCCCGCGCCCGTCTCGGCGATCAGCCGGGTTCGACCGGCCTTCTTTGCGAGCAGGCCCTGCCCGAGTACGTTGTTGATCTTGTGTGCACCACCGTGGAGGAGGTCCTCGCGTTTGAGGTAGATTTCCGCGCCGTAGCGCTCGCTCAGGTTGCGCGCGTGGTAGATCGGGGTCGGCCGCCCGGCGAACTCCTCGAGCAGCGCCCGGAGTTCGGTCTGGAACTCGTCGGTCTCGCTTACCTCGTCGTAGGCCTCGGCCAGTTGCTCGAGGGGCTCGCGTAACGGCTCCGGTACGTGTCGTCCCCCATAATCGCCGAACTCTTCCTGTGTCATACCCTCTCCTTGCCGGGGACGGTAAAAATACGTTCTGACGTGCAGCGTCGGGGACTCGTGATCGACTCCGTGCGTCGTCACCCGCCTCCCCGCGGTCCCGGTCCACGGCAGTTGGAAGGGACCCAAATCCGTCTCAGGCGTGACCGGGATAATCCCGCTCGAACCGGTCCTCGAGTTCGCCCTCGTCGATTTCGACGAGCACGGGCCGGCCGTGTGGACAGGCGTAGGGGTTCTCGCAGTCGTCCAGGGCCTCGAGTAACTCGAGGACCGACCCTTCCGTGAGCGAGGTGTTGCCCGTGATCGAGGGATAACAGGCGAGGTCGGCGAGGAACTCGTCGGCCAGCGCGTCGACCGTCTCCGCGCCGGACTCGCGGTCGCCCTCGAGGACGGAGGCGAGGACGTCCCGCAGCCGGTCGGGCGCGATGGTCTCCTCGAACACCGCCGGCACGGTCGTCACCGAGACGGTCCGGTTGTCGACGCGGTCGGCGTAGAAGCCGAGCCGGGAGAGCGCCTCGCGATAGCCCTCGAACGCTTCGGCCTCGGCGGCGGTGAGCTCGAGGGAGACGGGCGAGGCGAGCGTCTGTGCGGTCGCGTCCGACTCGAACGCCGCCTGCAGGCGCTCGTAGTTGATCCGCTCGTCGGCGGCGTGTTGGTCGACGAGCACGAGTCCCTCGGGTCCCGCACAGACGACGTAGGTGTCCTGTAGCTGGCCGAGCACCCGCAACGGCGGCAGCGAGTCGAACGTGGCCTCGTCGGTCGCGGTCTCGCCCGTGAGGGTGCGCTGTTCGGTCGCCGCGGCGAACTTGCGGTCGGGGTCGGGGTTGCGATCGCGCCCGCTGCCAGCCGAGTCGGCCCCGGCGTCCGCCCCGGTCGCCGACCGTCCCGGCGTCGACGCGCTCTCTCCGGTCGACGGCGGCGGACTCGAGGGTTCGGCTGCACGCGAGGTATCTGCCGTCTCCGACCCGGACGACGGCTGGTCGGTCCGCCCGTCCGGGCCCGCGCGTGACCGCGCCGCGTTCGATACGGATTCGTCGCCCGACCCGGGGCCTGCACCGGAGCCGTCGTCGGTGTCGAACCCGGGTTCGGCAACGGTCTCGGTCTCGGTCTCGAGCTCGCTGTCGATGTCGGCCGTCGTGCTCGAGTCCGTCGACGGGTCGCTGTCTGTCGACGCTGCAGGGCCGCCCGTCCCGGGCTCGATCCGGGCCTCGCCCGGTGCCGACCGCCCGCGGGGGGCCCGCGAGCGAAGCAAGCCGTCCTCGAGCAGCGCCGACTCGACGGCGGCGTCGACCTGCCGGCGCACCGCATCGTCGTCGTCGAACCGGACCTCGCGCTTTCGCGGGTGGACGTTGACGTCGACGGCCTCGCCGGGGACCGTAAGGAAGCAGACGACGAAGGGGTAGCGGTCGCTCCCGAGCTGGTCGCCGTAGGCCCCCATGATCCCCTCCCTGATCGCCTCGGCGGCGACGGCCCGGCCGTTGACGTACGTCGCGAGGTACTCCCGACTCGAGCGGTTCGTCTCCGGATGTGAGACCAGCCCCGAGATGGAGTCGACCGGCCCCGGCGGTAGCTCTCCGTCGTCGGTCTCGAGGGGAATCATCGAGGCGGCGACCTCGCGTCCGTAGACCGCCATCACGGCTGCCTGCAGGTCGCCCTGCCCCGTCGTCGAGAACACCTCCCGGCCGTCGTGAGAGAGCGAGACGGCGACCTCGGGGTTTGCGAGCGCGTAGCGGGTGACGACGCGATTGACGTGGGAAAACTCCGTTGCCGTCGTCTTGAGGAACTTCCGGCGGGCCGGCGTGTTGTAGAACAGGTCCGTAACCTCGACGGTCGTTCCCTCGGGACAGCCGACGGGTTCGACGCTCGTCACCTCGCCGCCCTCGTAGCGCAGTTCCGTGCCCGCAGTCGGGGCGTTCTCGACAGTATCCGCCCGCGGTCGGGTTCGGATCGAAAGCCGTGAGACCGACCCGATCGTGTGCAAGGCCTCCCCACGGAACCCCAGGGTGGCGACGCCGTCCTCGAGGTCCTCGAGGCCGCCGATCTTGCTCGTCGTGTGCTGGCGGACGGCCGCCCGGACGTCGGCTTCGGTCATCCCGCGGCCGTCGTCTCCGACCCGGATCAGTTCGGTGCCACCTTCCTCGACGTCGACGTCGATCCGGGAGGCGTCGGCGTCGAGACTGTTCTCGACGAGCTCTTTGACCGCCGAGGCCGGTCGCTCGACGACCTCGCCGGCGGCGATGCGGGCGACGGTGTCCTCGTCGAGAGAGCGGATGTCGGTCTCCCCCGCGTTCGGGTCCTTCTCGCTCATCCTATCGTGTGTCACGAGGGTGTCCCAATAGGTCTTGCGTCGATAGCGGTCTGATCTTTGGGCTCCAGTCGAACTGTCCCGGTCGACACCGTGGCCGTCGGCGTCTCGTGTCCCGAGCCGACGCCGATCACGTCGTACCCAGACCCGATACGGGAGCCACGCTATGCAAAAATGAAATCGAACCGTCAGCTATCGTTCTTTTTCTTGGACCTCGATGCCTTGTTCGCGTACCGTATCCCGGTTATCGCAAGTCCGACGCCGGGAAGGGCCGCATCGACGGCACGCTCGGCG contains:
- the eif1A gene encoding translation initiation factor eIF-1A, whose protein sequence is MSNEPERESRNLRMPSDDELFAVVTEHNGGNHVRVRCEDGKNRMGRIPGRMKYRTWINEDDVVLVEPWDFQDEKANIEWRYTGQDAAQLRREGHID
- the trpB gene encoding tryptophan synthase subunit beta, which gives rise to MTQEEFGDYGGRHVPEPLREPLEQLAEAYDEVSETDEFQTELRALLEEFAGRPTPIYHARNLSERYGAEIYLKREDLLHGGAHKINNVLGQGLLAKKAGRTRLIAETGAGQHGVATAMAGALLDLETEVYMGKKDVQRQEMNVFRMRLMGAEVNEVTRGGEGLADAVDAALEDFAENVDDTHYLVGSVVGPDPFPRMVRDFQSVIGEEAREQFIERTGELPDAAVACVGGGSNAIGLFHAFRDDDVAFYGAEGGGKGADTEKHAAPLAEGTDDVIHGMKTRVIDEDVEVHSVSAGLDYPGVGPEHAMYRAVGRCEYTGITDDEALAAFRELSEAEGIVPALESSHGVARALQLAEESDHETILVNLSGRGDKDMETAAEQFDLS
- the thiM gene encoding hydroxyethylthiazole kinase, which encodes MTDEHTVTGEALATSLQAIEETEPLVQQLTNEVTKNDLANITLHWGALPVMADAPGEAPEMAELAGAILLNTGRMTDSNVEALHAAGQAANDLGVPVVLDPVGAGATPTREEVHESLLAEVDFAAIKGNHGEISHLAGVEAEVKGVESIGDYDEIGETARALAESTGAIVVASGVEDVVADADAAYRVAAGHEMLSEVVGTGCMLGASLAAFCGSLEDELTATLHGTLAYGIAGERAAERAYDGPASYRINFLDAVYGLTPAVAGDLALEGRVEQTS
- the mutL gene encoding DNA mismatch repair endonuclease MutL — protein: MSEKDPNAGETDIRSLDEDTVARIAAGEVVERPASAVKELVENSLDADASRIDVDVEEGGTELIRVGDDGRGMTEADVRAAVRQHTTSKIGGLEDLEDGVATLGFRGEALHTIGSVSRLSIRTRPRADTVENAPTAGTELRYEGGEVTSVEPVGCPEGTTVEVTDLFYNTPARRKFLKTTATEFSHVNRVVTRYALANPEVAVSLSHDGREVFSTTGQGDLQAAVMAVYGREVAASMIPLETDDGELPPGPVDSISGLVSHPETNRSSREYLATYVNGRAVAAEAIREGIMGAYGDQLGSDRYPFVVCFLTVPGEAVDVNVHPRKREVRFDDDDAVRRQVDAAVESALLEDGLLRSRAPRGRSAPGEARIEPGTGGPAASTDSDPSTDSSTTADIDSELETETETVAEPGFDTDDGSGAGPGSGDESVSNAARSRAGPDGRTDQPSSGSETADTSRAAEPSSPPPSTGESASTPGRSATGADAGADSAGSGRDRNPDPDRKFAAATEQRTLTGETATDEATFDSLPPLRVLGQLQDTYVVCAGPEGLVLVDQHAADERINYERLQAAFESDATAQTLASPVSLELTAAEAEAFEGYREALSRLGFYADRVDNRTVSVTTVPAVFEETIAPDRLRDVLASVLEGDRESGAETVDALADEFLADLACYPSITGNTSLTEGSVLELLEALDDCENPYACPHGRPVLVEIDEGELEDRFERDYPGHA
- the thiE gene encoding thiamine phosphate synthase — its product is MNPEEWRTYLVTQESLSAGRSTLEVVEAAIDGGVDVVQLREKETSARWRYELGQEVCDLAAGTDVDVLVNDRVDIAQAVAADGVHLGSADLPVSVARELLGPDAIIGYSTADPAEARQAQEAGADYLGVGAVYGTDSKDVDDPKDGIGLEQVSAVAEAVDVPVIGIGGVTADNAASVREAGATGVAVISEITAADDPKAATAALCEGVTHD
- a CDS encoding Leu/Phe/Val dehydrogenase, whose translation is MVHREMAEFGHDQVTYALEDDVGLRAIVAIHDTTLGPALGGTRLLPYETEDEALQDVLRLSRAMTYKAAAAELDLGGGKAVIVAEPDAKDEATMRAYGRIVDRLDGQYVTSVDVNTTVADMDVVAEETDHVVGTSDGLGDPSPVTARGVVAGIRACVEATYGSDGLDDRTVLVQGLGKVGSRLAKRLLEAGAAVKVSDVDPAAVASFTDGRDVEAVAHGDVYDEPCDVFAPCAVGGVVDDETIPRLECDVVAGAANNVLAERRHAEALRERGILYAPDYVINAGGLITVATEYAGDTRADALEAADRIGDRLLALIERADGRGTTVLDAADAYARERIETATEPTPSPAET